From the genome of Panulirus ornatus isolate Po-2019 chromosome 19, ASM3632096v1, whole genome shotgun sequence, one region includes:
- the LOC139755307 gene encoding uncharacterized protein, which translates to MTHAASVMASHKYIAVHIMVLFQVVGWHTSSVTGSALKCRKEGRFQHPDDCGSYVDCLPTGSGGRLEAREGSCFGFPYSPSHRRCVSHHLMPGCVTKVSRSSIPLPSLQFLCEDDESQGAGCHHCKMSYKCIGGNVHAFVCSDLDTCLEDERFGGGDCLPYDFTAQEQKCKCEKIGLVSDSYNDTYYIFCDTSRTPPKLDMLQCPQDMIFSSDSKTCEYDSSAGSDAPETPACDGLTGTRVNPNECSWSYTCLPDGTVRSVPCKRSEYFDEITGSCVEKCRLLDSLPDSSGELCVTVGNNKDPIDCTKYHICTEIGGKPYQTKECPQGSHFDESENTCVSGQGDCSRFDYSQCPGHDDLNCSE; encoded by the exons ATGACACACGCAGCCTCAGTGATGGCTAGTCACAAATACATCGCCGTCCACATCATGGTG CTCTTCCAGGTTGTTGGATGGCACACGTCAAGCGTGACAGGCAG TGCCTTGAAGTGCCGGAAGGAGGGGAGGTTCCAACACCCCGACGACTGCGGTAGCTATGTTGACTGCCTCCCGACTGGTTCCGGGGGTCGGCTGGAAGCAAGAGAAGGCAGCTGCTTCGGCTTTCCATACTCCCCCTCCCACCGTCGCTGTGTCTCCCACCACTTGATGCCTGGGTGCGTGACTAAGGTGTCCAGGAGCAgcattcctctcccttctcttcagtTCCTCTGTGAGGATGATGAAAGTCAAGGCGCGGGTTGCCACCACTGCAAGATGAGTTACAAGTGCATCGGTGGCAACGttcatgcatttgtatgtagcgaCTTGGACACTTGTTTAGAGGATGAGAGATTTGGTGGAGGTGATTGCTTACCTTACGACTTTACGGCACAAGAACAAAAATGCAAATGTGAGAAGATCGGACTAGTTTCAGACAGCTACAACGATACGTATTACATTTTTTGTGATACCTCAAGAACTCCCCCAAAGCTGGACATGTTGCAGTGCCCTCAGGACATGATTTTTTCCTCTGATTCGAAAACCTGTGAGTACGACTCCAGCGCTGGTAGTGATGCACCAGAGACCCCGGCCTGTGATGGCTTGACGGGCACTAGAGTCAACCCTAATGAATGTAGCTGGTCGTACACCTGCCTCCCAGACGGCACCGTCAGGTCAGTGCCCTGCAAAAGGAGCGAATATTTCGACGAGATCACCGGCAGCTGCGTTGAAAAGTGTCGTCTCTTGGATTCTCTGCCAGATTCATCTGGTGAGCTgtgtgttacagtgggtaacaaCAAAGATCCAATAGACTGCACCAAGTACCACATATGTACTGAAATAGGTGGTAAGCCTTACCAGACGAAGGAATGTCCGCAGGGGTCGCACTTCGACGAGAGTGAGAACACTTGTGTGTCAGGGCAAGGTGACTGCTCGCGATTCGACTACAGTCAGTGTCCCGGTCATGACGACTTGAACTGTTCTGAATAA
- the LOC139755308 gene encoding uncharacterized protein encodes MSGSILLSLGTLLVVCHVVTVAGGTLQCQTEGRFPHPDDCGSYVDCLPTGADGRLEAREGYCFGFPYSPSQRRCVSHDQMPNCVIKAPRGSVPIPSLQFLCGENSGSTGCHHCKIAYQCIDGKAYVTLCGESDICSDDERFGGGACLPYSFETDPIRCRCDKLGLAADSYNNTYFIFCDTSTSPPTQDMYQCPDGKTFNSDSKTCEESGDSFSEEPAETPACDGSTDTKVNPNDCSWSYTCLPDGTVKSVPCKRSEYFDESTGSCAEKCSVVGSGSTSPGDLCTGVGIVKDPADCTKYHLCTEVGKEPVSTKTCPEGNRFDINEKKCVPGLDGCSFDYTQCPGHADLNC; translated from the coding sequence GGAGGGGAGGTTTCCACACCCCGACGACTGCGGCAGCTACGTGGATTGCCTCCCGACGGGCGCCGATGGTCGGCTGGAGGCCAGGGAAGGTTACTGCTTCGGCTTTCCATACTCTCCCTCCCAGCGTCGCTGTGTTTCCCATGACCAGATGCCTAATTGTGTCATCAAGGCCCCCAGGGGCAGCGTGCCGATCCCGTCTCTTCAGTTCCTCTGCGGTGAAAACAGTGGCTCCACGGGATGTCACCACTGTAAGATTGCCTACCAGTGTATCGACGGCAAGGCTTATGTTACCTTGTGTGGTGAATCGGACATCTGCTCGGATGACGAGAGATTTGGCGGAGGTGCTTGCTTGCCTTACAGTTTCGAAACTGACCCAATAAGATGTAGGTGTGATAAGCTAGGATTAGCTGCAGACAGCTACAACAACACGTATTTCATCTTCTGTGATACTTCTACCAGCCCACCAACACAAGATATGTACCAGTGTCCTGATGGCAAGACTTTCAACAGTGATTCAAAAACATGTGAAGAAAGCGGAGATTCCTTCAGCGAGGAGCCGGCTGAGACCCCGGCCTGTGATGGGTCAACGGACACCAAAGTCAACCCCAACGACTGTAGCTGGTCCTACACCTGCCTCCCAGATGGCACCGTCAAGTCAGTGCCCTGCAAAAGAAGCGAATACTTCGACGAGAGTACCGGCAGCTGCGCGGAAAAGTGTAGTGTCGTGGGCTCAGGGTCTACTTCACCAGGTGACTTATGTACAGGAGTGGGCATAGTCAAAGATCCGGCAGACTGCACCAAGTACCATCTGTGCACAGAGGTAGGTAAAGAGCCTGTCTCGACGAAGACTTGCCCAGAGGGGAATCGCTTCGACATCAACGAAAAGAAATGTGTCCCAGGACTTGACGGCTGTTCCTTCGACTACACTCAGTGTCCCGGGCACGCTGACCTCAACTGTTAA